A window from Drosophila kikkawai strain 14028-0561.14 chromosome 2L, DkikHiC1v2, whole genome shotgun sequence encodes these proteins:
- the LOC108075748 gene encoding uncharacterized protein → MRLHLLLLVVLLISVLVRCQVLVPGLRTRQVPVLENGQIRPVSYLEMASTVTPESLKNQFSMRFMTLAKPLVSGTPPQANLPGL, encoded by the coding sequence ATGAGGCTGCATTTGTTATTATTAGTGGTGCTGCTGATATCAGTTCTCGTTCGATGTCAAGTCCTTGTTCCAGGACTTCGAACTCGTCAGGTTCCTGTGCTTGAAAATGGACAAATTCGACCTGTTTCTTATCTGGAAATGGCCTCAACGGTGACACCAGAGTCTTTGAAGAATCAGTTTAGTATGCGATTCATGACGCTGGCCAAACCCTTGGTTAGTGGTACTCCGCCACAGGCTAATCTACCGGGACTTTAa